The following is a genomic window from Desulfofarcimen acetoxidans DSM 771.
GCTGGTAATATCTTACTAGGGACTGACCCTTATGAGTGAGCATGAGTGATTGAATGGTATTTATTTACTGGGGCCAGACCCCAGTAAAAATTTGGAAAGAAAGCTTTTCTCTTTTCAAATTTTTTCGAGTATATCTGGCAGGCAAAAATGTTCTGTTATCACGAATAATAACAGGAGCGTCTATTTTACTTGTTTTTCCGTTAATGCTCATCATCTTCTTACCAACTGTGAAAACAACTGACAAATCTTTATTAGTCAGGTTAACCGATTTAGATTTTTCGTCCCATTTAATTTCGGTACCCAGTGCTTCACCCAAATAACGAATAGGCACATAAACCCTATCATTATCAATAAATGATGCTGTATCCATGCTAATGTCTTTGCCGTTTACATTATAATTTTTCTGACCCACAATAAATTTAATATTTGGCACCTCTGGTACTGCGCTATTCTTTTGATTGTTCTGTTTGCTATCTTTAACTGTTTGCTGTTTTTGGTAATCCATTCGCAGCAGTCCTTTAGGAGTTGAGGCAAAAACAATTACACCATCACCCACAGCAGTACACTCAATGTCCGTTACCTTACCCAAAACACCTTTAGTCACAGGACTCCAAGTTACTCCATAATCCTCTGACACCAATACACATTTATCTGCTGCAGTACCCGCAAAGATACGTCCTTTGGTAGTTCCCGCAATACTTACGATTTTACTTTTTGAATATTTTGGCAACCATTCAAATTGAGGCCGGTTCCACGAAAGCCCACCATCTTGAGAAATATATATGCCGGCTGAAATAATAGGATTGCATGCAACTAAAGTATAATTATTGCCATCCGCTATGGAAATAATTTTACCAAATTCTGATGAGGAAGAGGAAGAGGATAATTTAATACCCGTATCGCGCCAGTCAACTCCACCATTATTTGTAGATAATATACTTTCATTGTTGTCGTATATAACAAAATAAGTTTTATCATTAATAACTGCCACACTATCATTCTGTTGTGGTATTTTTCCCTTTATAAAATAGTTCCATGACTTACCACCGTCATCAGAAGCCATTAAATTTTTCTTACCAAGATGTATGCCAAATACTCGTTTTTCGGCACCTTTTAAATTATAAAAGGCTTTTTGATCATCAAGATATTCCCAGCGATTACCTCCATCTTTACTGGATACTGTAAAATATTGTTTCTTAATATTATGGCGACCAGACAAAACAAGAGTTTTATCCTTTAAAAAAGCTATATCGTATAAAGTGCATTTATCTTTTAAAATTGTGTTATTGATATTTAAGTTAATTTCATTCCATGTATTACCATTATCATTGCTTCTATATAATTTGTCATCTATTATGTCATCTGATTTATTATCTACTATTACATATAATATCTTGTTTAATTGAAAATCCGGATGAATACAAATTTGCTTAACCTTTTTATCGAAAACTTTATCAAATTTATACTCATCGGCTATACACATTGATGGAATTATAAAAA
Proteins encoded in this region:
- a CDS encoding stalk domain-containing protein — protein: MKYIYNGGIIIRKLFNITIITFIFFIIPSMCIADEYKFDKVFDKKVKQICIHPDFQLNKILYVIVDNKSDDIIDDKLYRSNDNGNTWNEINLNINNTILKDKCTLYDIAFLKDKTLVLSGRHNIKKQYFTVSSKDGGNRWEYLDDQKAFYNLKGAEKRVFGIHLGKKNLMASDDGGKSWNYFIKGKIPQQNDSVAVINDKTYFVIYDNNESILSTNNGGVDWRDTGIKLSSSSSSSEFGKIISIADGNNYTLVACNPIISAGIYISQDGGLSWNRPQFEWLPKYSKSKIVSIAGTTKGRIFAGTAADKCVLVSEDYGVTWSPVTKGVLGKVTDIECTAVGDGVIVFASTPKGLLRMDYQKQQTVKDSKQNNQKNSAVPEVPNIKFIVGQKNYNVNGKDISMDTASFIDNDRVYVPIRYLGEALGTEIKWDEKSKSVNLTNKDLSVVFTVGKKMMSINGKTSKIDAPVIIRDNRTFLPARYTRKNLKREKLSFQIFTGVWPQ